One segment of Alistipes finegoldii DSM 17242 DNA contains the following:
- a CDS encoding aldose 1-epimerase, with protein MLRSTDWHGMQAVEFSKGDYTALLIPGMGANLIRLTNTRLGAEILRAPADDEVETFKGRPHVFGLPILFPPNRIEDGRYTFGGRTYRFPITNAKEHHYHHGILKSQPFAVSKAWETGEEVLVECRYYSNAGNDAIFRDFPHEFKCKITFRLTTQGLEQEVMFANRSAESMPVGVGFHTPMQIPFAGGEAADYVMRVAVGEQVEMSGRNIPTGRKLPLSEQFARLREGGLRVTDCEPIEAGFTLREIEVDGKPFRGALVENLRTGVRTFYEVDRQTTYWTIWNNGGRVPYCCPEPQSWTTNAPNAADPAAEGFQAIAPGESWRMKFRLYAK; from the coding sequence ATGCTCCGCAGTACCGACTGGCATGGGATGCAGGCCGTCGAGTTCTCGAAAGGCGACTATACGGCCCTGCTGATTCCGGGCATGGGCGCAAACCTCATCCGGCTGACCAATACGCGGCTGGGCGCCGAGATTCTGCGGGCGCCGGCCGACGACGAGGTCGAAACGTTCAAGGGACGGCCGCATGTCTTCGGACTGCCGATCCTGTTTCCGCCCAACCGGATCGAGGACGGGCGTTATACGTTCGGCGGCCGGACTTACCGCTTTCCCATCACGAACGCCAAAGAGCACCATTACCACCACGGCATCCTCAAGAGCCAGCCTTTCGCCGTGTCGAAGGCTTGGGAGACCGGGGAGGAGGTGCTGGTGGAGTGCCGCTACTATTCGAACGCCGGAAACGACGCGATTTTCCGCGATTTTCCGCATGAGTTCAAATGCAAGATCACTTTCCGCCTTACGACCCAAGGGCTGGAGCAGGAGGTGATGTTCGCCAACCGCAGTGCGGAGTCGATGCCCGTGGGCGTCGGGTTTCATACGCCGATGCAGATTCCCTTTGCGGGCGGTGAGGCGGCGGATTATGTGATGCGCGTCGCAGTTGGAGAACAAGTTGAGATGAGCGGGCGTAATATCCCGACAGGGCGTAAGTTGCCGTTGTCGGAACAGTTCGCCAGACTGCGCGAAGGCGGATTGCGGGTAACGGACTGCGAACCGATCGAAGCGGGCTTCACGCTGCGCGAAATCGAGGTGGACGGCAAGCCTTTCCGGGGTGCGCTGGTCGAGAATCTCCGTACGGGCGTCCGCACTTTCTACGAGGTCGATCGGCAGACGACCTATTGGACGATCTGGAACAACGGCGGCCGGGTGCCCTACTGCTGTCCCGAACCGCAGTCGTGGACGACGAACGCCCCGAACGCCGCGGACCCTGCGGCCGAAGGTTTTCAGGCGATCGCTCCGGGCGAAAGCTGGCGCATGAAGTTCCGGCTGTATGCCAAGTGA
- the trxA gene encoding thioredoxin yields MALAITKENFQEVISSELPVVIDFWAEWCGPCRTIAPIVDELAAEYEGRVLIGKCDVEENDEITMKYGVRNIPTIVFLKGGELVDKQVGAASKAALAEKIEKLL; encoded by the coding sequence ATGGCTTTAGCAATCACGAAAGAGAATTTTCAGGAAGTAATTTCATCGGAGCTCCCCGTCGTCATCGACTTCTGGGCCGAGTGGTGCGGTCCGTGCCGCACGATCGCTCCCATTGTGGACGAACTCGCCGCCGAATACGAGGGCCGCGTGCTGATCGGCAAATGCGACGTGGAGGAGAACGATGAGATCACGATGAAATACGGCGTGCGCAACATCCCGACCATCGTCTTCCTCAAGGGCGGCGAGCTGGTCGACAAGCAGGTCGGCGCCGCGTCGAAGGCCGCACTCGCGGAGAAGATCGAAAAACTGCTCTAA